TTGTAAGTGCGAAATCAGTTACAATTATCATTATGGTCGACAGCACAACGGATGTGGTGGTTGCCCTCCTGAGGCCCCTCGCCCCACCCCTTGTCGAAAGCCCCATGTAGCAGCTTATGCAGGCGATGAGGTAGCCGAATATGAAGGGTTTTGCAATCCCTGAGAATATATTGTTGAAGTCCATAATGTCCTTGATCTGGCTCCAGTATAATGAGCCACTTTGATGACTTACAAACACGGCTATATAGTATCCTCCGAACAATGAAACCGCATCTCCCACGATTGTCAGCACAGGAAGCATAACAATGGCACTCAGCACGCGCGGGGTTACAATTTTTTTTACGGGATCAACACCGAATACCCGGATTATATCCACCTGATGCCCGAGAACCATTGATCCGATTTCAGAAGCCATGCCGGAACCGACCCTTCCAGCAAAACTGAGGGCTATAGCAACAG
The nucleotide sequence above comes from bacterium BMS3Abin08. Encoded proteins:
- the mlaE_2 gene encoding putative phospholipid ABC transporter permease protein MlaE yields the protein MNLRELVYDLQNFYALSIKAPFGVFRKPFYLRETIEQMDYAGSGSFFLIILVSLFIGMALSLQISAELSVLGLNMYTGKIVGVAIIREIGPVAIALSFAGRVGSGMASEIGSMVLGHQVDIIRVFGVDPVKKIVTPRVLSAIVMLPVLTIVGDAVSLFGGYYIAVFVSHQSGSLYWSQIKDIMDFNNIFSGIAKPFIFGYLIACISCYMGLSTRGGARGLRRATTTSVVLSTIMIIVTDFALTRILMFILGMRV